The proteins below come from a single Malus sylvestris chromosome 3, drMalSylv7.2, whole genome shotgun sequence genomic window:
- the LOC126617396 gene encoding G-type lectin S-receptor-like serine/threonine-protein kinase At4g27290 isoform X1 — translation MGGLCFSFMISANLFFLSSTISFAVDGFTPSQSVLDGTTLVSSDGSFELGFFSPGSSKNRYLGIWFKNVPVRTVVWVANRCNPINDTSGVLMINSTGNLVLLSQNSSVVWSTSLVKQAQNATVELLDSGNLVLRDAKDGNSGTYLWQSFDYPSDTLLPGMKLGWDLRTGLKRHLSAWKNSDDPCPGDFTYGIEMQLQAYPEAYILNGSTKFFRTSAWNGLTICGSPEDPSPRYSFNFVYNDDEVYVTYKSKIESIVSRVALNQTTSTCARFQWKVGDQAWQDFSSRPTESCDYYGFCGANGNCTSEDPICKCIQGFSPKSQEKWNLADWSLGCVRNKPLSCHEGDKDEFLKFDGFKLPDTTNSWVDKSMNLKECRDKCLKNCSCTAYTSSDIGGGSGGCTIWFGDLIDIKQVPVAGKEIYIRTSAAEIVNNEGENSRKVQIAIIVVGIAIVFSGVLLVGYVIRRRKRKNKEIRERNEDNEGAPRGDMELPLFDLMTVASATDDFSSNKKLGEGGFGPVYKGTLADGQEIAVKRLSRSSSQGLNEFMNEVILIAKLQHRNLVRLLGCCVQGEEKLLLYEYMPNGSLDSSIFDETRRELFDWPKRFNIICGIARGLVYLHQDSRLRIIHRDLKASNVLLDNEMNPKISDFGLARLLTEGDQTVANTDRVVGTYGYMAPEYVMGGQFSVKSDVFSFGVLVLEVITGRKNKEFSDPSNSRNLSEHLWRLWNEGKPLELIDTCLGSSGTLSEVLRCINIGLLCAQHHPDDRPSMADVVIMLGSETALARPKQPGFFMERGTPEAGSNAGNQSCSTNELSISLLEAR, via the exons ATGGGTGGTCTTTGTTTTTCGTTTATGATCAGCGCTAACTTGTTCTTCTTGTCATCAACAATTTCCTTTGCAGTTGACGGCTTTACACCTTCGCAGTCTGTCCTTGATGGAACGACGTTGGTTTCAAGTGATGGAAGCTTTGAACTCGGTTTCTTTAGTCCAGGTAGTTCCAAGAACCGTTACTTGGGAATTTGGTTCAAGAATGTCCCGGTGAGAACGGTTGTTTGGGTTGCAAACAGATGCAACCCCATCAATGATACTTCCGGCGTGTTGATGATAAACAGCACAGGTAATCTTGTGCTTTTGAGTCAGAATAGCAGCGTTGTTTGGTCGACGAGTCTAGTTAAACAGGCCCAAAATGCGACGGTAGAGCTCTTGGATTCCGGGAATTTGGTACTAAGAGATGCAAAAGATGGAAATTCAGGAACTTATTTGTGGCAAAGCTTCGACTATCCTTCTGACACATTATTACCAGGAATGAAGTTGGGGTGGGACTTGAGAACAGGCCTAAAACGGCATTTGTCAGCATGGAAAAATTCAGATGACCCGTGTCCCGGAGATTTTACTTACGGAATTGAAATGCAACTTCAAGCATATCCTGAGGCATATATTCTGAACGGAAGTACAAAATTCTTCCGCACCAGCGCATGGAATGGACTGACAATCTGTGGTTCACCCGAAGATCCTAGTCCTCGTTATAGTTTCAATTTTGTCTACAACGATGATGAAGTTTACGTCACATACAAATCGAAGATTGAGTCGATAGTCTCAAGAGTGGCTTTGAACCAAACCACCAGCACATGTGCTCGGTTTCAGTGGAAGGTGGGAGATCAAGCTTGGCAGGATTTTTCATCAAGACCTACAGAATCATGTGACTATTATGGCTTCTGTGGAGCCAATGGAAATTGTACCAGTGAGGATCCGATCTGCAAATGTATACAAGGATTCAGCCCCAAGTCTCAAGAAAAGTGGAATTTAGCAGACTGGTCTCTAGGTTGCGTGCGCAATAAACCATTAAGCTGCCATGAAGGAGATAAAGATGAGTTTCTCAAATTTGATGGCTTCAAATTGCCAGATACTACAAATTCTTGGGTGGACAAAAGTATGAATCTCAAGGAATGCAGAGACAAATGCTTGAAAAACTGTTCCTGTACTGCTTATACGAGCTCAGATATCGGAGGAGGAAGTGGTGGCTGCACCATCTGGTTTGGTGATCTAATAGATATCAAACAGGTTCCTGTTGCTGGAAAGGAAATATATATTCGAACGTCAGCTGCTGAAATAG TCAACAATGAAGGAGAAAACAGCAGAAAAGTGCAGATTGCAATTATAGTTGTTGGCATAGCAATAGTGTTTTCCGGAGTGCTGTTAGTTGGCTATGTCATTCGccgaagaaagagaaaaaataaaG AAATAAGGGAAAGAAATGAGGACAATGAGGGGGCTCCAAGAGGGGACATGGAGCTCCCACTCTTTGACCTGATGACAGTAGCTAGCGCCACGGATGACTTTTCAAGCAATAAAAAGCTCGGAGAAGGTGGATTTGGCCCTGTTTACAAG GGGACGCTGGCCGACGGACAAGAAATTGCTGTGAAGAGGCTTTCAAGAAGTTCTAGCCAAGGATTGAACGAGTTCATGAATGAAGTTATATTGATTGCCAAACTCCAGCACCGAAATCTGGTAAGGCTTCTTGGTTGTTGCGTTCAAGGAGAGGAGAAATTGCTACTTTATGAATACATGCCCAACGGAAGCCTAGACTCCTCCATTTTTG ATGAAACGAGAAGAGAACTGTTCGATTGGCCTAAACGTTTCAACATTATATGTGGCATTGCTCGAGGTCTCGTCTATCTCCATCAGGATTCTAGGCTAAGGATTATTCATAGAGATCTCAAAGCAAGTAATGTTTTACTTGATAATGAAATGAATCCAAAAATTTCAGACTTTGGCCTAGCTAGATTATTGACTGAAGGAGATCAGACTGTAGCAAATACAGACAGAGTAGTTGGCACGTA TGGTTACATGGCACCTGAATATGTTATGGGCGGGCAATTTTCTGTGAAATCCGATGTCTTTAGCTTTGGTGTTTTGGTGCTGGAGGTCATTACTGGAAGGAAAAATAAAGAATTCTCCGATCCAAGCAACAGCCGCAACCTTTCTGAACAT TTATGGAGATTGTGGAATGAAGGGAAGCCTTTAGAACTGATTGATACATGCTTAGGAAGCTCAGGCACGCTATCGGAAGTGTTGCGTTGCATCAACATTGGTCTCTTATGTGCGCAACACCATCCTGACGATAGGCCAAGCATGGCGGATGTGGTTATAATGTTGGGAAGTGAGACTGCTTTGGCTCGGCCGAAACAACCCGGTTTCTTCATGGAAAGGGGAACACCTGAAGCAGGTTCTAATGCAGGTAATCAGTCATGTTCAACCAACGAATTATCGATCTCGCTTTTGGAGGCTCGATAA
- the LOC126617403 gene encoding calcium-binding protein KRP1-like — MASQQNQQSNFQDLLPTMADKLGGDGLIGELCNGFNLLVDSSKGVITFESLKRNSALLGLQDLSDDDLQSMLDEGDFDGDGALNQMEFCVLMFRLSPELMDESRLWLEDALQTGV, encoded by the coding sequence ATGGCTTCCCAGCAAAACCAGCAATCCAATTTCCAAGACTTGTTGCCCACCATGGCCGACAAGCTTGGCGGGGACGGTTTAATAGGCGAGCTCTGTAACGGGTTCAATTTGTTGGTGGATTCTAGCAAGGGAGTCATCACCTTCGAGAGTCTCAAGAGGAACTCTGCTCTTCTGGGGTTGCAGGATCTGAGCGACGACGATCTACAGTCCATGTTGGACGAAGGCGATTTCGACGGAGATGGCGCTCTCAATCAGATGGAGTTCTGCGTTCTCATGTTTAGATTGAGTCCTGAGCTCATGGACGAGTCCAGACTCTGGCTTGAAGATGCTCTTCAAACGGGAGTTTAA
- the LOC126617396 gene encoding G-type lectin S-receptor-like serine/threonine-protein kinase At4g27290 isoform X3, which yields MGGLCFSFMISANLFFLSSTISFAVDGFTPSQSVLDGTTLVSSDGSFELGFFSPGSSKNRYLGIWFKNVPVRTVVWVANRCNPINDTSGVLMINSTGNLVLLSQNSSVVWSTSLVKQAQNATVELLDSGNLVLRDAKDGNSGTYLWQSFDYPSDTLLPGMKLGWDLRTGLKRHLSAWKNSDDPCPGDFTYGIEMQLQAYPEAYILNGSTKFFRTSAWNGLTICGSPEDPSPRYSFNFVYNDDEVYVTYKSKIESIVSRVALNQTTSTCARFQWKVGDQAWQDFSSRPTESCDYYGFCGANGNCTSEDPICKCIQGFSPKSQEKWNLADWSLGCVRNKPLSCHEGDKDEFLKFDGFKLPDTTNSWVDKSMNLKECRDKCLKNCSCTAYTSSDIGGGSGGCTIWFGDLIDIKQVPVAGKEIYIRTSAAEIVNNEGENSRKVQIAIIVVGIAIVFSGVLLVGYVIRRRKRKNKEIRERNEDNEGAPRGDMELPLFDLMTVASATDDFSSNKKLGEGGFGPVYKGTLADGQEIAVKRLSRSSSQGLNEFMNEVILIAKLQHRNLVRLLGCCVQGEEKLLLYEYMPNGSLDSSIFDETRRELFDWPKRFNIICGIARGLVYLHQDSRLRIIHRDLKASNVLLDNEMNPKISDFGLARLLTEGDQTVANTDRVVGTYGYMAPEYVMGGQFSVKSDVFSFGVLVLEVITGRKNKEFSDPSNSRNLSEHLWRLWNEGKPLELIDTCLGSSGTLSEVLRCINIGLLCAQHHPDDRPSMADVVIMLGSETALARPKQPGFFMERGTPEAGSNSGNQSSSTNELSISLLEA from the exons ATGGGTGGTCTTTGTTTTTCGTTTATGATCAGCGCTAACTTGTTCTTCTTGTCATCAACAATTTCCTTTGCAGTTGACGGCTTTACACCTTCGCAGTCTGTCCTTGATGGAACGACGTTGGTTTCAAGTGATGGAAGCTTTGAACTCGGTTTCTTTAGTCCAGGTAGTTCCAAGAACCGTTACTTGGGAATTTGGTTCAAGAATGTCCCGGTGAGAACGGTTGTTTGGGTTGCAAACAGATGCAACCCCATCAATGATACTTCCGGCGTGTTGATGATAAACAGCACAGGTAATCTTGTGCTTTTGAGTCAGAATAGCAGCGTTGTTTGGTCGACGAGTCTAGTTAAACAGGCCCAAAATGCGACGGTAGAGCTCTTGGATTCCGGGAATTTGGTACTAAGAGATGCAAAAGATGGAAATTCAGGAACTTATTTGTGGCAAAGCTTCGACTATCCTTCTGACACATTATTACCAGGAATGAAGTTGGGGTGGGACTTGAGAACAGGCCTAAAACGGCATTTGTCAGCATGGAAAAATTCAGATGACCCGTGTCCCGGAGATTTTACTTACGGAATTGAAATGCAACTTCAAGCATATCCTGAGGCATATATTCTGAACGGAAGTACAAAATTCTTCCGCACCAGCGCATGGAATGGACTGACAATCTGTGGTTCACCCGAAGATCCTAGTCCTCGTTATAGTTTCAATTTTGTCTACAACGATGATGAAGTTTACGTCACATACAAATCGAAGATTGAGTCGATAGTCTCAAGAGTGGCTTTGAACCAAACCACCAGCACATGTGCTCGGTTTCAGTGGAAGGTGGGAGATCAAGCTTGGCAGGATTTTTCATCAAGACCTACAGAATCATGTGACTATTATGGCTTCTGTGGAGCCAATGGAAATTGTACCAGTGAGGATCCGATCTGCAAATGTATACAAGGATTCAGCCCCAAGTCTCAAGAAAAGTGGAATTTAGCAGACTGGTCTCTAGGTTGCGTGCGCAATAAACCATTAAGCTGCCATGAAGGAGATAAAGATGAGTTTCTCAAATTTGATGGCTTCAAATTGCCAGATACTACAAATTCTTGGGTGGACAAAAGTATGAATCTCAAGGAATGCAGAGACAAATGCTTGAAAAACTGTTCCTGTACTGCTTATACGAGCTCAGATATCGGAGGAGGAAGTGGTGGCTGCACCATCTGGTTTGGTGATCTAATAGATATCAAACAGGTTCCTGTTGCTGGAAAGGAAATATATATTCGAACGTCAGCTGCTGAAATAG TCAACAATGAAGGAGAAAACAGCAGAAAAGTGCAGATTGCAATTATAGTTGTTGGCATAGCAATAGTGTTTTCCGGAGTGCTGTTAGTTGGCTATGTCATTCGccgaagaaagagaaaaaataaaG AAATAAGGGAAAGAAATGAGGACAATGAGGGGGCTCCAAGAGGGGACATGGAGCTCCCACTCTTTGACCTGATGACAGTAGCTAGCGCCACGGATGACTTTTCAAGCAATAAAAAGCTCGGAGAAGGTGGATTTGGCCCTGTTTACAAG GGGACGCTGGCCGACGGACAAGAAATTGCTGTGAAGAGGCTTTCAAGAAGTTCTAGCCAAGGATTGAACGAGTTCATGAATGAAGTTATATTGATTGCCAAACTCCAGCACCGAAATCTGGTAAGGCTTCTTGGTTGTTGCGTTCAAGGAGAGGAGAAATTGCTACTTTATGAATACATGCCCAACGGAAGCCTAGACTCCTCCATTTTTG ATGAAACGAGAAGAGAACTGTTCGATTGGCCTAAACGTTTCAACATTATATGTGGCATTGCTCGAGGTCTCGTCTATCTCCATCAGGATTCTAGGCTAAGGATTATTCATAGAGATCTCAAAGCAAGTAATGTTTTACTTGATAATGAAATGAATCCAAAAATTTCAGACTTTGGCCTAGCTAGATTATTGACTGAAGGAGATCAGACTGTAGCAAATACAGACAGAGTAGTTGGCACGTA TGGTTACATGGCACCTGAATATGTTATGGGCGGGCAATTTTCTGTGAAATCCGATGTCTTTAGCTTTGGTGTTTTGGTGCTGGAGGTCATTACTGGAAGGAAAAATAAAGAATTCTCCGATCCAAGCAACAGCCGCAACCTTTCTGAACAT TTATGGAGATTGTGGAATGAAGGGAAGCCTTTAGAACTGATTGATACATGCTTAGGAAGCTCAGGCACGCTATCGGAAGTGTTGCGTTGCATCAACATTGGTCTCTTATGTGCGCAACACCATCCTGACGATAGGCCAAGCATGGCGGATGTGGTTATAATGTTGGGAAGTGAGACTGCTTTGGCTCGGCCGAAACAACCCGGTTTCTTCATGGAAAGGGGAACACCTGAAGCAG
- the LOC126617402 gene encoding calcium-binding protein KRP1-like: MASQQNQQSNFQDLLPTMADKLGGEGLIGELCNGFNLLVDSSKGVITFESLKRNSALLGLQDLRDDDLRSMLDEGDFDGDGALNQMEFCVLMFRLSPELMDESRLWLEDALQTGV, translated from the coding sequence ATGGCTTCCCAGCAAAACCAGCAATCCAATTTCCAAGACTTGTTGCCCACCATGGCCGACAAGCTTGGCGGGGAAGGTTTAATAGGCGAGCTCTGTAACGGGTTCAATTTGTTGGTGGATTCTAGCAAGGGAGTCATCACCTTCGAGAGTCTCAAGAGGAACTCTGCTCTTCTGGGGTTGCAGGATCTGAGGGACGACGATCTACGGTCCATGTTGGACGAAGGTGATTTCGACGGAGATGGCGCTCTCAATCAGATGGAGTTCTGCGTTCTCATGTTTAGATTGAGTCCTGAGCTCATGGACGAGTCCAGACTCTGGCTTGAAGATGCTCTTCAAACGGGAGTTTAA